Within the Arthrobacter sp. UKPF54-2 genome, the region TCCGGCCAGGACTGCCGTTTCAAGCCTTCCGTCGCTACTGCAGGGCACTTCGCCGATGAAGATGGCCTCCTCCAGTGCGAGTTCCGACACCTGCCTGCGGAGTTCGAGCAGGAGCCGGCGGCATGCCACCACCCGCACTACCGCGTGCAGCTCAGCCCCGGCACCGTCCGGAGCTGCACCAGGCCGCTGTTCCAGCACGGCGAGCAGCACCTCCATGGCGATTCGCCGGTAGCAGTGGTCCGCGCCGGGGCCGAGGGCGGCGGTTCCGGTCACGAGCGGACGGTCGTCCGGCTCGGCGATCCCGGCGGAGGCTGCGGCTCCGCGGACCGGGGCCAGCGCCCAGGAACCCAGGCCGAACTGGACCGTGGCGGCGACTTCAACGATGCTCGCCAAGTGGTGTTTGCGGACCTCCGTCAGCAGTACCCCGCGCCGCGCCGGTGCCGACGGCTTCGGCGTCGGACGGTTCTCCGCCTGCTGTGAACTGACCTGCGCACCCATGGTTTCCCCCTGTTGTCACCGGCCCGGAAGGATTCCGGGTCCGCTTGACGAAGGCTAAACGGCACCTGCGACAAAATAAGCCACACTCAGCCGCGCAGCCGTTCGACGGCGGCGAGCAGGCCCTCGACGTCGCCGGCCACCTCCGGCGGCGCCCCGCCGGGAGCCCGCGCGAGCATCGCGTTGAAGTACAGCCCGTCCCCCATGTACAGCACAGCCTTGGCCATCGCAGGTCCGACGTCGGCAGCGAGCAGCGCCAGCCAGCTGGCTTGAACCCCGGCCATCCGCTGCAGGGTTTCAGCGTGCGCCACTTCGGCCAGCCGGGTGGCGGCCACAAACACCCGGTCCAGCGGGGTGTCGGCCCACACGGAGGATTTGATGAAGTACGCCGCCGCCCCCTCCGGCGCGGCCGCCATGGCATCAAGGTCCTCGGCGAGGAGCAGGTCCAGGCGCTCGAGCAGCACCGCGATCATGGCCTCCTTGTTCGGGAAGTGGTACAGCAGGCCACCCTTGGAGACACCAGCCAGCCGGGCCACCGCATCCAGCGTCGCGGCGCGTTCCCCCTCGGCGATGAGCAGGGATTCGAAGGCGTCGAGGACGGCTTCTCGGGCGACGGGTTTTCTGGCCATGGGTTACATCATGCCTGCCGGGAACCTCATTTCTTAACTATACCGTCCAGACGGTACAGTTAAGTTTCATGAGCACCACATTTCTGCACCCCACCGCCCGCACAGCCACGGCCCCGGAGCCCCGCGCGCCCTGGCGGGACTGGCTGGCGCTGACCCTGCTGATGTTCCCGGTGCTGCTGGTGGCCGTGGACAACACGGCCCTGACGTTCGCGCTGCCCGCGATTGCCCGCAGCCTGAATGCCACCGGGGTGGAACTGCTCTGGATTGTTGACGCGTACCCGCTGGTCCTGGCCGGCCTGCTCGTGGCGATGGGCAGCCTGGGCGACAAAATCGGCCGACGGCGGCTGCTGCTGGTCGGCAGTACCGGCTTTGCGGCAGTCTCCGCGGTAACGGCGTTTGCGCCCGGCCCGGAGTGGCTGATCGCCGGCCGGGCCGGACTCGGCTTCTTCGGCGCCATGCTGATGCCGTCCACGCTGTCGCTGATCCGGAACATCTTTCCGGAGCCCAACCGGCGGCGGCTCGCTGTGGCGATCTGGGCCGCCGGGTTCTCCGGCGGCGCGGCACTGGGCCCGATCCTGGGCGGCTGGCTGGTGGAGCACCTCTGGTGGGGTGCGGTCCTCCTCGTCGCGGTGCCCATCATCCTGCCGCTGCTGGCACTCGGTCCGGCGCTGATCCCGGAATCCCGCGACCCGAAACCGGGCCCCGTGGACGTGCCCAGCATTGTCCTGTCCCTGCTGGCCATGGTCCCGGCGGTCTACGGCATTAAAATGCTCGCGACCCACGGCCCGGCGCCGGAGCCCCTGGCCGCCCTCGGCATCGGCCTCCTGATGGGGTACGCCTTCGTCCGCCGCCAGCGCCGGCTGGCAGCCGCTGAGTCAACGGCTCCCCTGCTGGACCTCGGCCTCTTTGGGAACCCGGTCTTCAGCACCGCCATCACGGCGAACGTGCTGGCACTGTTTTCCTACAACGGCTTTATCCTTTTCCTCGCCCAGCACCTGCAGCTGCTCGAGGGCCAGTCGCCGTCGGAGTCCGGCCTGGCGATGGTCCCGGCCCTGGCCGCCACCGTCGTCGCCGGCCTGCTCGCGGTGCCGCTGGTGCGGAGGGTCCGCCCGGGCTTTGTGGTCGCCGGCGGCCTGCTGTTGAGCGCCGGGGGCTATGCCCTGGTCGCCGTGGGCGACCACGACGCCGGTCCCGGGATGTTGCTGGCGGCGCTGCTGGTGCTCTGCCTAGGCGTCGGCGCGGCCGAGACGATCTCCAACGACCTGATCCTGGGGGCGGTCCCGGCCGCCAAGTCCGGCGCGGCGGCCGCCATCTCGGAAACAGGTTACGAGATCGGCTCTCTGCTCGGCACCGCCATCCTCGGCTCGATCCTTACCGCCTCCTACCAGCGGAACTTGCAGCTGCCCGCCGACGTCGCCAGCGCCGGTACCGGGGCGGCCCACCAGGCCGGCGAGACCCTGGCCGGGGCCACCGAGCTGGCCCAGAGCCTCCCGGCCCCACTGGCCGAGGCCGTGACGGCCGCCGCCCGGACCGCCTTCGACTCCGGCGTCCACATCACATCCACGATCGCCCTGGTACTGATGGCGGGCGCAGCCGTGCTCGCCGCCGTCGTGCTGCGGAAGGTGCCGACGGCGGCCTGAACCGGCTTACCGCGGGTTAAACGCCGAACGTCCGACGCCGGGCGGGAACCCGGCGCCGGACGCTTGGATAGGCGCGTGGAAGGCTGCGTCTATTTCTTGGTGTCAGGGGTGGTGACGCTGGCGGAGGCCCGCATGGTCTCAGCGTTCACCATCCAGGCGAACTGTTCGAACTTGGCAATAAATTCGTGCAGCAGGTCCGCGGTGGTGGGGTCTTCCTCGTCCACCTCGTCGTGCACCTTGCGCATGGTGCCGACGGCGGCCTCGAGCGCGGCGACGATTTTGTCGATCGCGTCCTTGGTGTTGATGAGCCCGGCCGGGAATTCCGCGAGTGCGGTCGAGTTGGAGACGGTCGAGCTGCGGCCGTCCGGCAGGGCATGCAGGGCGCGCATCCGCTCGGCCAGGTCGTCGGCGAAGCCGCGGGCGGCCTCGATGATCTCGTCGAGCTGGAGGTGGAGGTCGCGGAAGTTGGTGCCCACGATGTTCCAGTGGGCCTGTTTGCCCTGGACGTGGAGTTCAATCAGGTCCACGAGAACGGCCTGCAGGTTGCTTGTCAGGGTGGGTGTTGCTTTCATGCATCCTCCTTGATCGGAACGGCTGGTACGGCGTTATGCCTCAGACGCTACCCCAGGGAGGACGCGGCCCGCGATGGCCGCGGGGGAATTTCACGGTCAGCTTACTAAGTGAGCTTAGTAAGTGTTCCGGGCGGCCTTAGACGGCCTGGTTGAGCATCGGCCCCTGCGGGAAGATGGTCCGGGTGATCCCGCCGGCTGTCGCTTCGGAGAGCTGGGCCAGGTAATCGTTCCGGCGGCGCGGCGTGATCCGCGACTGCGGCTCGAAACCCTGGTCCGGGTCGTCGGCGTAGTGGGCGGTGAGGCCGTCGCGCATGAGCCGGATCGCTTCGGCGCGCTGTTGCGACACGGCCGCGTGGGTGGACCCCAGCTCGGCCGCGAGGTCCTTGACGGTGCGGTCGCCGAAGTAGATCTCCTCGACCACGTAGCGCATCCGCTCCGGGAGGGACTTCACGGCGGCCCGGAGGTACTGGAGCCGTTCGTCCGCGAGCACCGAATGCTCCGGGGAGAGGGTTTCCGCCGCGAGGGTGTCCACAACGGCGTCGTCGAGCGGTGTGAGCGTGCGCGACGCATCTGCGAGCGCTGCTTCCACGATGCTTTGCTGGACGCCGAGTGCGGAGGCGATCTCGTCAACCGAGGGCGTGCGGCCGAGGGCTGCTGCGAGGGTTTCCTGGACGGACATGGTCTCTTTGATTCGGCGCCGCGCCGAGCGGGTGGCCCAGTCGCTGGCCCGCATCTCGTCCGCGAAGGCGCCCAGGATACGGCGCCGGGCGAAGGCCCCGAAGGGCACGCCAAGGTCGGGGTCGAAGGAGTCTGCCGAGGTAATCAGGGCAACGGCACCGGCCGACGCCAGGTCATCGCGCGAGAGGTGGGACGCCTTCGAGCACAAATCAGAGACGAGGTAACCCACCAGCGGAAGGTGCTGCGTGACCATCTCGTTGCGTTCCACGCGATTCAAAAGTGTGTCCCCCCATGAGACCGGATCAGGAGCTTTAAAACCCTGAGCGCCGCACCCGCAAACGGTCCCGCACTCCCCCCATGGGAGGCGGTGTTCGAAGCTGGGGCGCAGCACCCAGAACGAAACCTATCACCTGATCGGGAATCTGCGTGTACCCTCAGGGAAAAGCTTGGCGGAAAATGCGGAAAGCCGTAATTTGGCCGGGATGGCAAGGGAATGGGGCCCATGAGTGCAGGGGATCTTTCGGCGGCGCTGTGGCAAGAGCGGCGGCAGTTGGAACTGCTCCTGTTCAGGCTGGAAACCCAGCGCCTGCACGTGGCCGCCGGCAACACCCAATGGCTGACCTTTACCGCGTCCGAGGTGGAGTCGGTACTGGACCGGCTGCGGTTCGAGGCCCTGGCGCGGAACGTCGAATCGGCGGGCGTAGCGGCCGAATGGGGTCTGCCGGCGCAGGCGACCCTGGTCGAACTCATTGCCGCCGCCCCGCCGGGTTCCTGGCCGACGGTCCTGCAGGAGCACCTGGACGGCCTGCGTGAACTCCTGTCCCGGCTCGGCGACACGGCCCGCGCCAGCGAGGAGATGCTTCAGAGCCTGCAACTGCCCGCCGGCGCCGGCGATCCGGCCGGGATGCTGGAGCAGCTCACGATGGCGGGAAACGTGGAGCGGGCCCTGGCGATCACGCGCCGCGCCACCGCGCCGCTGATGGCCCAGTACCTCGGCGACGACGCGAATTCCCACTAACCGCCGTTAGTCGACGGGGCGGGCGGCCGCCGGGGGCAGCAACCCGCGCAGGGCGTCCTCGGTTCCGGAACCGGCTTCCGCGCCCGCTTCGGCCGCCGCCAGGTTCGCCGCGGCGATGGCCTCGA harbors:
- a CDS encoding sigma-70 family RNA polymerase sigma factor; translated protein: MNRVERNEMVTQHLPLVGYLVSDLCSKASHLSRDDLASAGAVALITSADSFDPDLGVPFGAFARRRILGAFADEMRASDWATRSARRRIKETMSVQETLAAALGRTPSVDEIASALGVQQSIVEAALADASRTLTPLDDAVVDTLAAETLSPEHSVLADERLQYLRAAVKSLPERMRYVVEEIYFGDRTVKDLAAELGSTHAAVSQQRAEAIRLMRDGLTAHYADDPDQGFEPQSRITPRRRNDYLAQLSEATAGGITRTIFPQGPMLNQAV
- the flgN gene encoding flagellar export chaperone FlgN codes for the protein MSAGDLSAALWQERRQLELLLFRLETQRLHVAAGNTQWLTFTASEVESVLDRLRFEALARNVESAGVAAEWGLPAQATLVELIAAAPPGSWPTVLQEHLDGLRELLSRLGDTARASEEMLQSLQLPAGAGDPAGMLEQLTMAGNVERALAITRRATAPLMAQYLGDDANSH
- a CDS encoding Dps family protein; amino-acid sequence: MKATPTLTSNLQAVLVDLIELHVQGKQAHWNIVGTNFRDLHLQLDEIIEAARGFADDLAERMRALHALPDGRSSTVSNSTALAEFPAGLINTKDAIDKIVAALEAAVGTMRKVHDEVDEEDPTTADLLHEFIAKFEQFAWMVNAETMRASASVTTPDTKK
- a CDS encoding helix-turn-helix domain-containing protein, whose product is MARKPVAREAVLDAFESLLIAEGERAATLDAVARLAGVSKGGLLYHFPNKEAMIAVLLERLDLLLAEDLDAMAAAPEGAAAYFIKSSVWADTPLDRVFVAATRLAEVAHAETLQRMAGVQASWLALLAADVGPAMAKAVLYMGDGLYFNAMLARAPGGAPPEVAGDVEGLLAAVERLRG
- a CDS encoding MFS transporter, whose product is MSTTFLHPTARTATAPEPRAPWRDWLALTLLMFPVLLVAVDNTALTFALPAIARSLNATGVELLWIVDAYPLVLAGLLVAMGSLGDKIGRRRLLLVGSTGFAAVSAVTAFAPGPEWLIAGRAGLGFFGAMLMPSTLSLIRNIFPEPNRRRLAVAIWAAGFSGGAALGPILGGWLVEHLWWGAVLLVAVPIILPLLALGPALIPESRDPKPGPVDVPSIVLSLLAMVPAVYGIKMLATHGPAPEPLAALGIGLLMGYAFVRRQRRLAAAESTAPLLDLGLFGNPVFSTAITANVLALFSYNGFILFLAQHLQLLEGQSPSESGLAMVPALAATVVAGLLAVPLVRRVRPGFVVAGGLLLSAGGYALVAVGDHDAGPGMLLAALLVLCLGVGAAETISNDLILGAVPAAKSGAAAAISETGYEIGSLLGTAILGSILTASYQRNLQLPADVASAGTGAAHQAGETLAGATELAQSLPAPLAEAVTAAARTAFDSGVHITSTIALVLMAGAAVLAAVVLRKVPTAA